The window CGATGATCTCGGGGCTGAGGTCCTCGATGAGCTGCACCTGCCGCTCGGTCCCGCCGCCGGAGACGGGGACGGTGCACAGCCCGAGGCGGCGGCCGCCGCCGTCAGTGCCGAGGCCGCCGGTGAACAGGCCGTAGCCGTAGGCGTTGTGGAAGACCATGCCGGGGCGGCCGCCGGCGGCGTAGAGGCTGCGGGCGACGACCTCGGCGAAGACGTTCATGTCGTTGTCGTCGTAGGCGACGACGGTGGGTTTGCCGCTGGTGCCGCTGCTGGCGTGGATGCGGCGCAGCGCTCCGGCCGGCACGCTGGTGAGGCCCAGGGGGTAGTTGTCACGCAGGTCGGTCTTGCGGGTGAAGGGGAAGCGGCTCAGGTCGCCCAGGGAGCGCAGGTCGTCCGGAGTGACGCCGGCGTCCTGGAATTTGCGGCGGTAGGGGGCGGCGTGCTCGTACTGGCGGTGCACCATGGCCTGCAGCTGCCGGAGTTGCAGGGCGCGCAGTTCGGGAATGGGCATGGCCTCGCGGTCGGGTTGAAACATGCTGGGGCTCCTGGGGAGGGGGGCCGGGAACCGCGGTGGCACAGGGCAGCGTCACGGCGGCCGGCGGGTGAATTGTCGTTGAGCTGATGCTAATGCAGGGAGCCCTGGCTTGGAGCGCGTGGTGCAGATGTTCCAGGAAGGCCGGACGATTAAACTTGACTAAGTCACTCGGTTTACTCAAGATGAGCAGCATGACGTTCCGCTCTGCCCTGCTGCCCCTCACCCTGCTGCTCGCGGCCTCCGCCCAGGCCGTCACGATCAAGCACGACGAGGGCACCGCCACCCTCGGCAGCGTGCCCAAGCGCATCGTCGCGATGGACGAGGAGGCCCTGGGCTGGCTGGCCGCGCTGGGCGTCAGCGACCGCGTGGTCGGCCTGGGCAGCACCTACTTCACGCCCGCCGACCTCAGCGGCGGGAAGCTGAAACCCGACGTGCTCAAACGCGGGTTCTACGGCCGCGTGAAACTGAACAGCCCCGCCTATATCGGCGACTGGACCGCCCCGAACCTCGAGACCATCACCGCCCTGAAACCCGACCTGATCGTGCGCCTCACCTGGGACGGCAACCAGAATTACGACAAGCTCAGCAAGGTGGCCCCCACCGTGGGCTTCAAGGAAGGCGGCCCGGGCTTCTGGCAGGCCGGCCTGCGCGCCCTGGCCAAGGTCTTCGGGAAGCAGGCGGAGGCCGAGCGCGTCATCAAGCAGGTGAACGACACCAACCGCGCCAACGCCGCGAAGCTCCGGCAGGCCGGCGTGTTCACGAAGTACGACAAGGTCGTGGTGGTCGCGCCTTTCGCCGGAGGCAGCACCTGGGTGTACAGCACCGTGCGCCTGATCCCCGACCTGCGGGCCCTGGGCTTCAAGGACGGCCTGAACCTCGGCAA is drawn from Deinococcus ficus and contains these coding sequences:
- a CDS encoding iron-siderophore ABC transporter substrate-binding protein, whose protein sequence is MTFRSALLPLTLLLAASAQAVTIKHDEGTATLGSVPKRIVAMDEEALGWLAALGVSDRVVGLGSTYFTPADLSGGKLKPDVLKRGFYGRVKLNSPAYIGDWTAPNLETITALKPDLIVRLTWDGNQNYDKLSKVAPTVGFKEGGPGFWQAGLRALAKVFGKQAEAERVIKQVNDTNRANAAKLRQAGVFTKYDKVVVVAPFAGGSTWVYSTVRLIPDLRALGFKDGLNLGKSTLGVGAQISDEALLGLDRKTLVVLFPPGGKYNGADAFLKTPAGQKLRGQSVLYVPEDFSPYSGPLISLRNSTELTRLILEKVK